In one bacterium genomic region, the following are encoded:
- a CDS encoding S9 family peptidase, which translates to MDKRVSRMWSALAALVLIMNAATAQSTAELTLEEFFRTYRVGSLSFSPDEKQFVFVSDKYGHSQPYLMPVRGGDWTPLFTTEDAIYRITWCPTNAEMIFYIMDKGGDENFRLFVYSFVNKKSQSLTAEGTRADFLGWSHDGYYLYYSTNERDPQYMDTYSLDVRTMKASRIFENNSTLTVVGVSPDNSTLILSQFINTLSSNLFSYDVTQKTMTAITSQEDGEANYEFADFAPDGKTLYVITDKDSEFYRLMSYNTENKEWEVALEADWDVVGASFSHKNTYFVTRINEDGITRVNIENVKTGEELQLPPLPPAEIIPVGFSRSERYLRIYVNADNIPGDQYLYDLETYELIKLTNLFDASQLRSDMLVRSELVRYESFDGLEIPAWIYRPVKPKWGNRTPVVIEIHGGPMAQQKPFYSPWIQYLVSRGFIVATPNVRGSTGYGKSYYLADDKRWGEDPLWDVVALKSYIAETYPEADTSKTVIWGGSYGGYMTLAALTFTPEEFALGMDWVGPSNLFTLLESVPPYWRPYQSYFHQEIGNPEIPEDSARMFRQSPVNFADRIVRPLLIVQGRNDPRVKVAESDQIVEAARKNGKQVEYLIFEDEGHGLRKRENKLKAYHAMYDFMISNLGMKSTD; encoded by the coding sequence CTACTGCACAAAGTACGGCGGAGTTGACTCTCGAGGAGTTCTTCAGGACCTATCGGGTCGGGAGCCTGTCCTTTTCGCCCGATGAAAAACAGTTTGTGTTTGTGTCGGACAAATACGGACACTCCCAGCCGTATCTCATGCCCGTGCGCGGCGGAGATTGGACCCCGCTGTTCACGACCGAGGACGCGATTTACAGAATCACGTGGTGCCCGACGAATGCTGAGATGATTTTCTACATCATGGATAAGGGCGGCGACGAGAATTTCCGGCTCTTTGTTTACAGTTTTGTCAATAAGAAGTCGCAGTCGCTGACGGCGGAAGGTACGCGCGCGGATTTTCTGGGCTGGTCCCATGACGGTTACTATCTCTACTACAGCACCAACGAACGCGACCCGCAATACATGGACACCTACAGCCTTGACGTGCGAACGATGAAAGCGTCACGAATTTTCGAGAACAATTCCACGCTTACGGTAGTTGGCGTCTCGCCGGATAACAGCACACTGATTCTCTCGCAATTCATCAACACCTTGTCCTCTAATCTTTTCTCTTATGATGTAACCCAAAAGACGATGACGGCGATCACCTCGCAGGAAGACGGCGAGGCCAACTACGAATTCGCGGACTTTGCGCCCGATGGCAAGACGCTCTATGTGATCACTGACAAAGATTCCGAGTTCTACAGACTAATGTCGTATAACACGGAAAACAAGGAGTGGGAAGTCGCGCTGGAAGCAGACTGGGATGTTGTCGGCGCGAGTTTCAGTCATAAGAACACATATTTCGTGACGCGCATCAACGAAGACGGGATTACGCGCGTGAATATCGAGAACGTGAAGACTGGAGAAGAGCTTCAATTGCCGCCGCTTCCACCCGCCGAGATTATACCGGTAGGATTCTCCCGAAGCGAGCGCTACTTGCGAATCTATGTCAATGCGGATAATATTCCGGGCGACCAGTATCTGTATGATCTTGAAACGTATGAGTTGATTAAGCTGACAAATCTTTTTGACGCGAGTCAATTGCGATCAGATATGCTGGTGCGCTCGGAGTTGGTGCGCTACGAGTCGTTTGACGGCTTGGAGATTCCGGCATGGATTTATCGACCAGTGAAGCCCAAATGGGGCAACCGAACGCCCGTGGTGATTGAGATACACGGCGGTCCGATGGCTCAGCAAAAACCATTCTATTCCCCGTGGATTCAGTATCTTGTCAGTCGTGGATTCATAGTTGCAACCCCAAACGTGCGCGGCTCGACGGGTTATGGCAAGTCGTATTACTTGGCTGACGACAAGCGTTGGGGGGAAGATCCGCTCTGGGACGTGGTCGCACTCAAGAGCTACATTGCAGAGACGTATCCTGAAGCGGACACGTCGAAAACTGTCATCTGGGGAGGCTCTTACGGCGGCTACATGACATTGGCTGCTCTGACATTCACACCGGAAGAATTTGCATTGGGCATGGACTGGGTCGGCCCCTCAAATCTGTTTACGCTGCTCGAATCCGTTCCACCGTATTGGCGTCCCTATCAGTCGTATTTCCATCAGGAAATCGGCAATCCGGAGATCCCTGAGGACAGTGCTCGCATGTTTCGTCAGTCACCAGTGAATTTCGCGGATCGCATCGTCCGGCCGCTACTCATTGTGCAGGGTCGGAATGACCCTCGCGTGAAAGTCGCGGAGTCGGATCAAATTGTCGAAGCCGCGCGCAAGAATGGTAAGCAGGTTGAATATCTCATTTTCGAAGACGAGGGTCACGGTCTGCGCAAGCGCGAAAATAAGCTCAAGGCATATCACGCAATGTATGACTTCATGATTTCCAACCTCGGGATGAAGTCAACGGATTGA